One Polaribacter sp. SA4-12 genomic window carries:
- a CDS encoding TonB-dependent receptor, whose product MKKNVMATCLLLASFLGVNGQNKVKGTVIGNDSKKPLQGVLVKIKNTFKSETTDLNGHFLIKDFQNGKFILEIKFSGYEIQNIPIELSGKTLDLGIIPLFKNLSEDQDLSLITITDDELNNDVSSADNISGLLQSSMDIFLRTAAFEFSSSFFRVKGLDSGNGKVLINGIEMNKIYDGRAQWGNWGGLNDVLRNQEFRSGLTPSDVTFGGLLGSKNMNTRATEQRPGTRVSYSSSNRSYQHRVMATHSTGTIKNGWAFTFSGSRRAGNEGFNDATSYNAYSFFTSIEKKLTDKSSINFTGIFTPNKRGKSSPNTQEVYDLKGIKYNDYWGSLNGKQTNSRIKEVNEPILMLNHYWDVSESTSINTNVAYQFGKIGNSRIDYNSGANPSATYYQYLPSYFLRNGDFEGAYDAQNNFQNDGQIDWNAIFDANTTNANADIENAYVLYEDRNDDKLLSVNSILSKEINSHILINGKIGFKRLQSHNFAEVIDLLGGSGYLDIDPFGATEDEKQNNLLDPNRLVGKGDAFKYNFNLNSTILSSFVQAQFNYNKVDFYTAVNFSNTTHQREGLYKNGGFSETSLGKSKEQKFTNYGIKSGITYKFTGRHLVDVNAAYLTNAPTIRNTFSNSRENNNVVLDLQSEKTLSADISYVFRNPIITSKVTAYYTSIKDATEISFYFADGVGGDNTAFVQEILSGINKKHLGLELGIEAQLTSTFKLKGAASIGQFTYENNPHLELTTEADTESLAAGFIDGYKDFGEANLKNYKLAAGPQNAYSLGFEYRDPDYWWLGATVNFFSNTFIDVSPLNRSKNFYLDDDGLPFLDYDTTIAKELLTQEKFDDYSVVNIVGGKSLKIKDYYISVFATVNNLLNKTYKSGGFEQGRNANYRQLKEDKVLDKPVFGSKYWYGRGTTYFLNVSISF is encoded by the coding sequence ATGAAAAAAAATGTTATGGCAACTTGTTTGCTATTAGCCTCATTTTTGGGTGTTAATGGACAGAACAAAGTGAAGGGAACTGTTATAGGAAATGATTCCAAAAAACCACTTCAAGGAGTTTTAGTAAAAATAAAAAATACCTTTAAAAGTGAAACTACAGATTTAAATGGACACTTTCTTATTAAAGATTTTCAGAACGGAAAATTTATTTTAGAAATAAAATTCTCAGGTTATGAAATCCAAAATATTCCGATAGAACTTTCGGGTAAAACTTTAGATTTAGGAATTATCCCACTTTTTAAAAATCTTTCTGAAGACCAAGACTTAAGTTTAATTACCATTACTGATGATGAGTTAAATAATGATGTGAGTTCTGCTGATAATATTTCTGGATTGCTACAATCATCAATGGATATTTTTCTAAGAACAGCTGCTTTTGAATTTAGTTCGTCTTTTTTTAGAGTTAAAGGTTTGGATTCTGGAAATGGTAAAGTGCTAATTAATGGCATAGAAATGAATAAAATCTATGACGGTAGAGCGCAATGGGGTAATTGGGGAGGATTGAATGATGTATTAAGAAACCAAGAATTTAGAAGTGGTTTAACTCCTTCAGATGTAACTTTTGGCGGTCTTTTGGGTTCGAAGAATATGAATACTAGAGCAACAGAACAAAGACCTGGTACACGAGTTTCTTATTCTTCATCCAATAGAAGTTACCAGCATAGAGTTATGGCGACACATTCTACAGGAACCATAAAAAATGGTTGGGCATTTACTTTTTCTGGAAGTAGAAGAGCAGGTAATGAAGGTTTTAATGATGCAACTTCTTACAATGCTTATTCCTTTTTTACATCCATAGAGAAAAAACTAACTGATAAAAGTAGTATTAATTTTACAGGAATTTTTACGCCAAATAAACGTGGAAAATCTTCACCAAATACACAAGAAGTCTACGATTTAAAAGGGATAAAGTATAACGATTATTGGGGTTCTTTAAATGGAAAACAAACAAACTCAAGAATTAAAGAAGTGAATGAACCCATTTTAATGTTGAATCATTATTGGGATGTTTCTGAAAGCACATCAATAAATACAAATGTTGCATATCAATTTGGTAAGATTGGTAATAGTAGGATTGATTATAATTCTGGTGCGAATCCGAGTGCTACTTATTATCAATATTTACCAAGTTATTTTTTAAGAAATGGCGATTTTGAAGGCGCTTATGATGCTCAAAATAATTTTCAAAATGATGGGCAAATAGATTGGAATGCAATTTTTGATGCAAATACTACAAATGCAAATGCTGATATAGAAAATGCTTATGTTTTGTATGAAGACAGAAATGATGATAAATTATTATCAGTAAACTCCATTTTAAGTAAAGAAATAAATAGCCATATTTTAATAAACGGAAAAATTGGTTTTAAACGTTTGCAGTCTCATAATTTTGCAGAAGTTATCGATTTATTAGGTGGAAGTGGTTATTTAGATATTGATCCTTTTGGTGCGACAGAAGATGAAAAACAAAACAATCTTTTAGACCCAAATAGATTGGTTGGTAAAGGAGATGCTTTTAAGTATAATTTTAATCTGAATTCTACAATTCTATCCTCTTTTGTGCAAGCACAGTTTAATTACAATAAAGTAGATTTTTATACAGCGGTAAATTTTTCTAATACGACACATCAAAGAGAAGGATTGTATAAAAATGGTGGTTTTTCTGAAACTTCCCTAGGGAAATCTAAAGAACAGAAATTTACCAATTATGGAATTAAATCTGGCATAACTTATAAATTTACAGGTCGTCATTTGGTTGATGTAAATGCAGCATACTTAACAAATGCACCAACAATTAGAAACACGTTCTCTAACTCAAGAGAAAACAATAATGTGGTGTTAGATTTACAGAGTGAAAAAACACTTTCTGCAGATATAAGTTATGTTTTTAGAAACCCAATAATTACATCAAAAGTTACCGCATATTATACATCAATAAAAGATGCAACAGAAATTTCGTTCTATTTTGCTGATGGAGTAGGTGGAGATAACACTGCTTTTGTACAAGAGATTTTAAGCGGAATTAATAAAAAACATTTGGGATTAGAATTAGGAATTGAAGCACAATTAACATCAACATTTAAATTAAAAGGAGCAGCTTCTATTGGTCAGTTTACCTATGAAAATAATCCGCATTTAGAATTAACAACAGAAGCCGATACTGAATCTTTGGCAGCAGGTTTTATTGATGGATATAAGGATTTTGGAGAAGCAAATCTCAAGAATTATAAATTAGCTGCAGGACCACAAAACGCATATTCTTTAGGTTTTGAATACAGAGATCCGGATTATTGGTGGTTGGGAGCAACCGTAAATTTTTTCAGCAATACATTTATAGATGTTTCACCATTAAACAGGTCTAAGAATTTTTATTTAGATGATGATGGATTGCCTTTCTTAGATTATGATACAACGATTGCAAAAGAACTTTTAACACAAGAGAAATTTGATGATTATTCAGTTGTAAATATTGTTGGAGGTAAATCTCTTAAAATTAAGGATTATTATATAAGTGTATTTGCAACCGTAAATAACTTGTTAAATAAAACCTATAAATCAGGTGGATTTGAGCAAGGTAGAAACGCAAATTATAGACAATTAAAAGAAGATAAAGTTTTAGATAAACCCGTTTTTGGAAGTAAATATTGGTACGGAAGAGGTACAACGTATTTTTTGAATGTGAGTATTAGCTTTTAA
- a CDS encoding energy transducer TonB, producing the protein MNSKFKITIPKPCHENWNEMTPKEKGRFCKSCSKTVVDFTKKSTVEIQDYLVKNKSKRVCGHFYRKQLDSVTIEIPRIAFNQQLSFQKLFTLSLFFVMGTSLFSCQYSDGKKQKIENIIIIDTLKIEKVSILKTRKVSPPPKTTGIFICDTTSKKDSIIEIITTGELVEVIVNGDLAVEGEITLEEETDISFIAIEESPRFKTSKKLSKHKIKEDFDKRMKNFFQENFDINTTINLGLYKGKHKIQTQFIIDENGNLTDIKVRAPHPALKREVIRMLNELPQFIPGKQNGIIVKTKYTLPISFEVK; encoded by the coding sequence ATGAACTCGAAATTTAAGATTACTATCCCAAAACCTTGTCATGAAAACTGGAACGAAATGACTCCTAAAGAAAAAGGAAGGTTCTGTAAATCGTGCTCTAAAACTGTTGTCGATTTCACTAAAAAGTCAACTGTAGAAATTCAAGATTATTTAGTTAAAAATAAAAGCAAACGTGTTTGTGGACATTTTTATCGTAAACAATTGGATTCGGTGACAATTGAAATTCCTAGAATAGCTTTTAATCAACAATTATCATTTCAAAAATTATTTACTTTGTCTTTATTTTTTGTGATGGGAACTTCACTTTTTAGCTGCCAATATTCTGATGGCAAGAAACAGAAAATTGAGAATATAATTATTATTGATACTTTGAAAATTGAAAAAGTTTCAATATTAAAAACGAGAAAAGTTTCACCACCTCCAAAAACCACTGGTATTTTTATTTGTGATACAACTTCTAAAAAAGATAGCATTATAGAAATAATCACAACTGGTGAGCTAGTTGAAGTTATTGTTAATGGAGACTTAGCTGTTGAAGGAGAAATTACCTTAGAAGAAGAAACAGATATTAGTTTTATTGCAATTGAAGAATCACCAAGGTTTAAAACCTCTAAAAAACTATCGAAACATAAGATAAAAGAGGATTTTGATAAAAGAATGAAGAATTTTTTTCAAGAAAATTTTGACATAAATACAACTATAAATTTAGGTTTATACAAAGGAAAACATAAAATACAAACTCAATTTATCATAGATGAAAATGGAAATCTAACTGATATTAAAGTAAGAGCACCTCACCCAGCATTAAAAAGAGAAGTGATAAGAATGCTTAATGAATTACCTCAATTTATCCCAGGAAAACAGAATGGTATAATTGTGAAAACAAAATATACTTTGCCAATTTCTTTTGAAGTAAAATAA
- a CDS encoding HU family DNA-binding protein — protein MTKADIVSKISDKSGIEKTDVLATVEAFMTEVKDALENGDNVYLRGFGSFIIKTRAEKTGRNISKNTTIKIPAHNIPAFKPAKTFTEGVKSKVAVK, from the coding sequence ATGACGAAAGCAGATATCGTATCAAAGATTTCAGATAAATCAGGAATAGAAAAAACAGATGTATTAGCAACTGTTGAAGCATTCATGACTGAAGTAAAAGATGCATTAGAAAATGGCGATAACGTTTATTTAAGAGGTTTTGGTAGTTTTATTATCAAAACAAGAGCAGAGAAAACAGGTAGAAATATTTCTAAGAATACAACTATTAAGATTCCTGCGCACAACATTCCAGCTTTTAAACCGGCTAAAACTTTTACAGAAGGAGTGAAAAGTAAAGTAGCAGTTAAATAA
- the mutY gene encoding A/G-specific adenine glycosylase, with translation MKFSNILIYWYLQNNRELPWRSTKNAYFIWLSEIMLQQTRVAQGLSYYLKFTEAFPTVFDLAKADESTVLKMWQGLGYYSRARNLHFSAKLIANELKGEFPSTYNEIIKLKGIGDYTASAIASICFDEPTAVVDGNVYRVLSRYFGIKTPINSSAGIKEFKALAQSLIDKTQSGTFNQAIMDFGALHCKPQNPLCETCPFSDSCVALEKKLIKELPVKEKKIKVRKRYFNFLVIKTDDNKTILSERKGKGIWQGLYQFPLIESETTIDKEELISSEEFINLFPSETTLSLFNKKEIVHKLSHQHLYTQFWIVETKNSSEVNINWNEIEKYPVPVLIANFLEAYLDKK, from the coding sequence ATGAAATTTTCTAACATATTAATTTACTGGTACTTACAAAACAATAGAGAATTGCCTTGGCGCAGTACAAAGAACGCCTATTTTATTTGGTTATCAGAAATTATGTTGCAACAAACAAGAGTTGCCCAAGGTTTGTCTTATTATTTGAAATTTACAGAGGCATTTCCGACAGTTTTCGACCTCGCTAAAGCGGATGAAAGTACCGTTTTAAAAATGTGGCAAGGTCTCGGATATTATTCTAGAGCAAGAAACCTGCATTTTTCTGCAAAACTGATTGCAAACGAATTAAAAGGTGAATTTCCATCAACTTATAATGAAATCATAAAACTAAAAGGAATTGGAGATTATACAGCTTCTGCAATTGCTTCTATTTGCTTTGACGAACCAACTGCAGTTGTAGATGGAAACGTTTATAGAGTACTTTCTCGCTATTTCGGAATTAAAACACCTATTAACTCATCCGCAGGAATTAAAGAGTTTAAAGCATTAGCACAATCTTTAATTGATAAAACGCAATCTGGAACTTTTAATCAAGCAATTATGGATTTTGGTGCGCTTCATTGCAAACCTCAAAATCCTTTATGCGAAACGTGTCCTTTTTCTGATAGTTGTGTTGCTTTAGAAAAAAAGTTAATCAAGGAACTTCCCGTAAAAGAGAAAAAGATAAAAGTCAGAAAACGTTATTTTAATTTTCTAGTTATTAAAACGGATGATAATAAAACTATTTTATCAGAAAGAAAAGGAAAAGGCATTTGGCAAGGTTTATATCAATTCCCTTTAATTGAATCGGAAACGACTATTGATAAGGAAGAGCTTATTTCATCAGAAGAATTTATCAATTTATTTCCTTCTGAAACAACGCTCTCTCTATTTAATAAGAAGGAAATTGTACACAAATTATCACATCAACATTTATATACACAATTCTGGATTGTAGAAACAAAAAATTCATCCGAAGTAAACATAAATTGGAATGAAATTGAGAAATATCCAGTTCCTGTTTTAATCGCAAATTTCTTAGAAGCTTATCTAGATAAAAAGTAA
- a CDS encoding DMT family transporter, producing MENSHTKNLSGLLLATLFISTSGVLGRYIALPTEIIIWFRASLAMVFLYVFCRYKKIDLTIKSSKDYFPFFISGVFMTVHWITYFYALKLANVALGVLSLYTFPIIIALLEPLFLKVKFNPIYILLGLMVLTGLYILTPDFNIESSQVKGVLFGIFSAFCYAIRILLLKKQVSNYNGTMLMFYQTVIITILLLPTLFFMDLSGLESQFPFLLLLAFLTTAIGHSLMLHSLKFFSASTASIISSLQPIFGIILAFFFLQETPTLNTFWGGSLILLTVVIEGFRTRK from the coding sequence ATGGAAAACTCACACACAAAAAATCTTTCAGGCTTGCTATTAGCAACTCTTTTTATTAGTACTTCTGGTGTTTTAGGAAGATATATTGCATTACCAACTGAAATTATTATTTGGTTTAGAGCTTCTTTAGCAATGGTGTTTTTATATGTTTTTTGTAGATATAAAAAAATAGATTTAACCATAAAATCTTCTAAAGATTATTTCCCCTTTTTTATTAGTGGAGTTTTTATGACTGTACACTGGATAACTTATTTCTACGCCCTAAAACTCGCTAATGTTGCTTTGGGTGTTTTATCATTATATACATTTCCTATTATAATTGCGTTACTAGAACCTTTGTTCTTAAAGGTGAAATTTAATCCTATTTATATTTTATTAGGATTAATGGTTTTAACAGGATTGTACATTTTAACTCCAGATTTTAATATTGAAAGTTCGCAAGTAAAAGGTGTGCTTTTCGGTATCTTTTCAGCATTTTGTTATGCAATTAGAATTCTTCTATTAAAGAAACAAGTTTCTAACTATAATGGTACAATGCTTATGTTTTATCAAACAGTAATTATTACCATTCTACTCTTACCAACCTTATTCTTTATGGATTTATCTGGTTTAGAAAGTCAGTTTCCATTTTTACTGTTATTAGCATTCCTAACAACTGCTATTGGTCATAGTTTAATGTTACATTCTTTAAAGTTCTTTTCGGCCTCTACCGCTAGTATTATTAGTAGTTTACAACCCATTTTTGGAATTATTTTAGCATTCTTTTTCCTTCAAGAAACCCCTACTTTGAATACATTTTGGGGAGGAAGTTTAATTCTACTAACAGTTGTAATTGAAGGATTTAGAACAAGAAAATAA
- a CDS encoding endonuclease/exonuclease/phosphatase family protein, with translation MSKNIFLILIFSITFFACSAQKNGKKYSIRTIAFYNLENLFDTINDVTKEDEKSPMMELKFGRSKVYWDKIDKLASTIAQIGEEKANTSPAIIGVSEVENLSVLEDLVNSKHLVKNDYGIVHYDSPDKRGIDVALLYQKKYFKPIHHEAFNPNIYRDNFKVYTRDQLLVSGYLDDELIHVIVNHWPSRRGGEAASRPSREKAAYQNLKIIKQVKDQDPAAKILVMGDFNDDPTNSSFKNVLKTKSRKKNVTDGDLFNPYEDMFRRGFNTLKYRDKINLFDQIYFTSPLLDKGEKDFSTYKMYKAMVFNKSFLTTKKGKYKGYPFRSFSNGNYTGGYSDHYPVYMYLIKEKK, from the coding sequence ATGAGTAAAAATATATTCTTAATTTTAATATTTTCGATTACATTTTTTGCATGTAGTGCACAAAAAAATGGAAAAAAATATAGCATTAGAACCATTGCTTTTTACAATCTAGAAAACTTATTTGACACCATAAATGATGTTACTAAGGAAGATGAAAAGAGCCCGATGATGGAATTGAAATTCGGTAGATCTAAAGTTTATTGGGATAAAATTGACAAATTAGCAAGTACAATTGCTCAAATCGGAGAAGAGAAAGCAAATACAAGTCCTGCTATTATTGGTGTTTCTGAAGTAGAAAACCTAAGTGTTTTAGAAGATCTTGTAAACTCTAAACATTTAGTTAAAAACGATTACGGAATTGTGCATTATGATTCTCCTGACAAGAGAGGAATTGATGTTGCTTTATTATATCAAAAGAAATATTTTAAACCAATTCATCATGAAGCATTTAATCCGAACATTTATAGAGACAACTTTAAAGTGTATACAAGAGATCAACTTTTAGTTTCTGGTTATCTAGATGACGAATTAATACACGTAATTGTAAATCACTGGCCTTCTAGAAGAGGTGGTGAAGCTGCAAGTAGACCATCAAGAGAGAAAGCTGCTTATCAAAATTTAAAAATAATAAAACAAGTTAAAGATCAAGATCCAGCAGCAAAAATCTTGGTTATGGGAGATTTTAATGATGATCCTACAAATTCGAGTTTTAAAAACGTTTTAAAAACGAAAAGCAGAAAGAAAAATGTAACGGATGGAGATTTATTTAATCCTTATGAAGATATGTTTAGAAGGGGTTTTAACACTTTAAAATATAGAGATAAGATAAACTTATTTGACCAAATATACTTTACCTCTCCCTTATTAGATAAAGGCGAAAAAGATTTTTCTACTTATAAAATGTATAAAGCAATGGTTTTTAATAAAAGCTTTTTAACAACTAAAAAGGGGAAATATAAAGGATATCCTTTTAGAAGTTTTTCTAATGGAAACTACACAGGTGGTTACTCAGATCATTACCCAGTTTATATGTATTTGATTAAAGAAAAGAAATAA
- a CDS encoding Rne/Rng family ribonuclease, with the protein MKTELIIRSNSSDIDFALLRDGKLIELNNETSDNKFSVGDIFLAKIGKVLTGLNAAFVNVGYPKDGFLHYHDLGAQVNSLNSFIKKVSTGKYKDFTLSNFRKEEDINKDGSINQVLKTGQNLLVQIVKEPISTKGPRLSSELSIAGRFLVLVPFSNRVSVSQKIADPKEKERLKRLAKSIKPKGFGVILRTVAEGKKVAELDKDLQNSLERWQKMCKSIPNTNTPTKILSELNRASSILRDVMNDSFTSIVTNDETLAVEIKEYLQEIYPEKEKIVKLHKSETPIFEKYGIERQIKTSFGKTVSMSKGAYLVIEHTEALHVIDVNSGNRSNKAGSQEDTALEVNLISATEVARQLQLRDMGGIIVVDFIDMHKAENRNKLYQHLKEQMALDRTKHKILPPSKFGLVQITRQRVRPELSIKTTEANPSKSGEVEAPIVLLDKLESDLEKFMSNSKNKKVQLHVHPFIAAYLTKGMNSIRFKWYLKHKKWITIIPRDAYTYLYYKFKSPKD; encoded by the coding sequence ATGAAAACAGAATTAATAATTCGTTCAAATTCATCTGATATTGATTTTGCCTTATTAAGAGATGGAAAACTTATTGAATTAAATAATGAAACAAGTGACAACAAATTCTCGGTTGGCGATATTTTTTTAGCCAAAATAGGAAAAGTTTTAACTGGTTTAAATGCTGCCTTTGTAAATGTAGGTTACCCTAAAGATGGGTTTTTACATTATCATGATTTAGGTGCGCAGGTAAACTCATTAAATTCGTTCATTAAGAAAGTAAGCACAGGTAAGTATAAAGATTTCACTTTAAGTAACTTCCGTAAGGAAGAAGACATTAACAAAGACGGTAGTATTAATCAAGTACTAAAAACAGGGCAAAACCTATTAGTACAGATAGTAAAAGAACCAATTTCTACGAAAGGCCCCAGATTAAGTTCTGAGTTGTCTATAGCAGGTAGATTTTTAGTTCTTGTTCCTTTTTCTAACCGAGTTTCTGTTTCTCAAAAAATAGCAGACCCAAAAGAAAAAGAACGTTTAAAAAGATTAGCAAAGAGCATCAAGCCTAAAGGTTTTGGTGTTATTTTAAGAACTGTTGCCGAAGGTAAAAAAGTTGCAGAATTAGATAAAGATTTGCAAAACTCATTAGAACGTTGGCAAAAAATGTGTAAAAGTATACCAAATACAAACACACCAACAAAGATTTTAAGCGAGTTAAACAGAGCATCTTCTATTTTAAGAGATGTTATGAATGATTCTTTCACTAGTATTGTAACAAATGATGAAACTTTGGCAGTAGAAATTAAAGAGTATTTACAAGAGATTTATCCTGAAAAGGAAAAAATTGTAAAATTACACAAGTCTGAAACTCCTATTTTTGAAAAATATGGAATAGAAAGACAAATTAAAACATCATTTGGAAAAACAGTTTCTATGAGCAAAGGTGCCTATTTAGTTATAGAGCATACTGAAGCTTTACACGTTATTGATGTTAATAGCGGAAACCGTTCAAATAAAGCAGGTTCTCAAGAAGATACTGCATTAGAAGTAAATCTAATTTCAGCTACTGAAGTAGCACGTCAGTTACAACTGCGTGATATGGGAGGAATTATAGTTGTAGATTTTATTGATATGCACAAAGCTGAAAACAGAAATAAACTGTATCAGCATCTAAAAGAACAAATGGCTTTAGATAGAACAAAGCATAAAATATTACCTCCAAGTAAATTTGGATTGGTACAAATTACAAGACAAAGGGTAAGACCTGAGTTAAGTATAAAAACTACCGAAGCCAACCCAAGTAAAAGTGGAGAAGTAGAAGCACCAATAGTTTTGTTAGACAAACTAGAATCAGATTTAGAGAAGTTTATGTCAAACTCTAAAAATAAAAAGGTACAATTACATGTACATCCTTTTATTGCAGCCTATCTAACAAAAGGAATGAATTCTATTCGTTTTAAATGGTATTTAAAACACAAAAAGTGGATTACAATTATACCTCGTGATGCTTACACATACTTATATTATAAATTTAAATCTCCAAAAGATTAA
- a CDS encoding single-stranded DNA-binding protein: MAGTINKVILIGNLGDDVKMHYFDDQNCVGRFPIATSESYTNKQTGEKTTTTDWHNIVVRNGLAKVCEKYLNKGDKIYVEGKLKNRQWEQDGVKRYSTEIQVNEMTMLSTKNNVTNPNTPQPNQQQPSAPAPAPKTVATEENDDLPF, from the coding sequence ATGGCAGGAACAATAAACAAAGTGATTTTAATTGGTAATTTAGGTGATGACGTTAAAATGCATTATTTTGATGATCAAAATTGCGTTGGAAGATTCCCAATAGCAACCTCTGAAAGCTATACCAATAAACAAACAGGAGAAAAAACTACCACAACTGACTGGCATAATATTGTTGTTAGAAATGGATTAGCAAAGGTTTGTGAAAAGTATTTAAATAAAGGTGATAAAATTTATGTTGAAGGAAAATTAAAAAATCGTCAGTGGGAACAAGATGGCGTTAAGCGATATTCTACAGAAATTCAAGTAAATGAAATGACAATGTTATCGACTAAAAATAACGTAACCAACCCAAATACGCCTCAACCAAATCAACAGCAACCTTCTGCCCCAGCTCCAGCTCCAAAAACTGTAGCTACAGAAGAAAATGATGATTTACCCTTTTAA
- the gldD gene encoding gliding motility lipoprotein GldD translates to MRNLFLLIILTVFMSCNEDVLPKPKAYLSLTYPKKTYKKLTLKRPYSFEVLENTTVINEANNWLKIKYPNLKASIDITYRPVNNNLKELLTEAEKLVFKHTVKAEQIIPKDFVNPEKRIFGSLYEITGNAASQIQFHITDSTNNFLKGSLYFYAKPNYDSILPAVDYIKQDILHIVETLEWKE, encoded by the coding sequence ATGCGTAACCTCTTTTTATTAATTATACTAACTGTTTTCATGTCTTGTAATGAAGACGTTTTGCCAAAACCTAAAGCATATTTAAGTTTAACCTATCCTAAAAAAACTTACAAAAAACTAACACTAAAAAGACCTTATTCATTTGAAGTTTTAGAAAATACAACAGTAATTAATGAAGCTAATAATTGGTTAAAAATTAAGTATCCTAATTTAAAGGCATCCATAGATATTACTTACAGACCTGTAAATAATAATTTAAAAGAACTTTTAACAGAAGCAGAAAAATTAGTTTTTAAACACACCGTAAAAGCAGAACAAATTATTCCAAAAGATTTTGTAAACCCAGAAAAAAGGATCTTTGGTAGTTTGTACGAAATTACTGGAAATGCTGCTTCTCAAATTCAATTTCATATTACAGATAGTACAAATAATTTTTTAAAAGGTTCTTTGTATTTTTACGCGAAGCCCAATTACGACTCCATTTTACCAGCTGTAGATTATATAAAACAAGATATATTACACATTGTAGAAACTTTAGAATGGAAAGAGTAA
- a CDS encoding gliding motility-associated protein GldE, with translation MDPDPEILFLLFASIDLLTTFNAIILIVLLISSALVSGTEVAFFSLSQTDLNELSNNGKEDNIVVTLLEKPRKLLATILITNNFINILIVLLFASLAETLFSDFNYQLNLYLFTVPIRFLLEIVLVTFLILLFGEVLPKVYASRNALTFSKKMSKFIHIINIILTPFSLPLITLTKWIEKKLGSKNSNFSVETLSQALELTSEGATTKDEQKILEGIVNFGNTETVQIMKPRIDIFAISDKETYEVVLNKILKNGYSRNPVYKDNIDNIIGVLYAKDLLSHLDKTTFKWQDLLREPFFVPENKKLDDLLGDFREKKNHLAIVVDEYGGTSGLVTLEDVIEEIVGDINDEFDDEDLSYSKIDENNYVFEGKTSIKDFCRVLDDEDEAIFEEEKGESETLAGFILEISGKFPKKSEKINFKNYTFTIEALDKKRIKQVKATRNA, from the coding sequence TTGGACCCAGATCCCGAAATTTTGTTTTTACTTTTTGCCTCTATTGATTTACTAACTACATTTAATGCCATTATTCTAATTGTTTTACTAATAAGTTCAGCGTTAGTTTCTGGAACAGAAGTAGCTTTTTTCTCACTTTCTCAAACCGATTTAAACGAACTTTCCAACAACGGAAAAGAGGATAATATTGTAGTAACTTTATTAGAAAAACCGAGAAAATTATTAGCTACAATATTAATTACCAACAACTTTATAAATATTCTAATTGTTTTATTATTTGCTTCTTTAGCAGAAACTTTATTTAGCGATTTTAACTATCAATTAAACTTATATTTATTTACAGTTCCTATTCGATTTTTATTAGAAATTGTACTTGTAACTTTTTTAATTCTCTTGTTTGGAGAGGTTTTACCAAAAGTTTACGCATCTAGAAATGCACTTACTTTTTCTAAAAAAATGTCTAAATTCATTCACATAATAAACATCATATTAACACCGTTTAGTCTACCATTAATTACATTAACAAAGTGGATCGAAAAGAAATTAGGAAGTAAAAACTCTAACTTTTCTGTAGAAACTTTATCGCAAGCTTTAGAGTTAACATCTGAAGGAGCAACGACAAAAGATGAACAAAAAATTCTTGAAGGAATTGTAAATTTTGGAAATACAGAAACGGTGCAAATTATGAAACCTCGTATCGATATTTTTGCAATTTCTGATAAAGAAACATACGAAGTTGTTTTAAATAAAATTCTAAAAAATGGATATTCTAGAAACCCAGTTTACAAAGATAATATTGATAATATAATCGGTGTTTTATACGCAAAAGACCTATTAAGCCACTTAGATAAAACTACATTTAAATGGCAAGATTTATTACGTGAACCCTTTTTTGTGCCAGAAAACAAAAAATTAGACGACTTGTTAGGTGATTTTAGAGAAAAGAAAAACCACTTAGCAATTGTTGTTGATGAATATGGAGGAACCAGTGGCTTGGTGACTTTAGAAGATGTTATTGAAGAAATTGTAGGTGATATTAATGATGAATTTGATGATGAAGATTTATCTTATTCTAAAATTGATGAAAACAATTATGTTTTTGAGGGTAAAACTTCAATTAAAGATTTTTGTAGGGTTTTAGATGATGAAGATGAAGCTATTTTTGAAGAAGAAAAAGGAGAAAGTGAAACTTTAGCAGGGTTTATTTTAGAAATTTCTGGAAAATTCCCGAAAAAAAGTGAGAAAATAAACTTCAAGAATTATACGTTTACAATAGAAGCGTTAGATAAAAAACGTATTAAACAAGTTAAAGCAACAAGAAATGCGTAA